A genome region from Meleagris gallopavo isolate NT-WF06-2002-E0010 breed Aviagen turkey brand Nicholas breeding stock chromosome 9, Turkey_5.1, whole genome shotgun sequence includes the following:
- the SERTM2 gene encoding serine-rich and transmembrane domain-containing 2 → MTEIYFKFHGNLTGRVHYPTLATEVDKAADKYSGLYVYVGLFLTVLAILLILFFTMLLRLKHVVSPVTTPPESTENGQQFTDVEMHFRIPTT, encoded by the coding sequence ATGACTGAGATTTATTTCAAATTCCATGGAAACTTGACTGGACGTGTTCATTATCCAACTCTGGCTACAGAAGtagacaaagcagcagataaaTATTCTGGTCTCTATGTGTATGTGGGATTGTTCTTAACAGTTCTGGCAATCCTTCTCATACTGTTTTTCACCATGCTTTTGCGCCTGAAGCATGTTGTTTCCCCAGTCACCACACCTCCAGAGAGCACTGAGAATGGCCAGCAGTTCACAGATGTGGAAATGCACTTCAGGATTCCTACCACTTAG